In the genome of Zygosaccharomyces rouxii strain CBS732 chromosome G complete sequence, the window AGTGAGGATTCACACCTACGAAATCGATACCAGAATCTGTGCACAACTGTGGATTCGTTTCGAAAGTGACTGGTGGTTCACTAGTAATAACTGCACCTTGGTAACCAGCATTTCTTAATTGACTCTTGACAGATTGTATTTTGGAGATTAAATCGCTGACACTGCAGAAACCAGAGTTGATAGCTTCGTTACCAACAGTAATGAAGTCAAAAATATCCCAGCCGTTTTGTGTACCGTATTGAATCAGAGATTGGACAGCGTCGTCGATTGAGTTTACACCTGATTGATCAATCCATAAACCTTGATTCACTTTCATTCCCAATCTGGTGGCAGCTGGTAAAATGTTCTCGAAAGCACCGCAATCGGCACCATAGACTCTTATTCTGTGAATACCCTTAGACTGAATTTCTTGTAGATCTGCGTTAACTTGGTCGCTAGATTTGCAGGTACTGTCGTCATTGTAAGGAGTGTAGGAGATAGCGGTTGGAACGGAAACAAGACcaccactactactagCACTGCTTGAACTACTTGAAGGAGCTGAACTTGAAGATGCAGGAGTCCATGAGCTAGAAGGAGTTGCAGGGCTGGACGAAGAGCTGGAACTGGAAGATGGGTAAAGAGTAGTCCACTGGGTAGAGCCAGCTGGGGCAGGGGAGGAAGATTGACTAGAGGTAACTGGAGCAGGGGAAGATGATTGGCTAGAGGTAGCTGGAGCGGGAGAAGAGGATTCGCTAGAGGTAGCTGGAGCAGCAGAAGAGGATTCGCTAGAGGTAGCTGGAGCAGGGAAAGATGACTCGCTAGAGCTTACTGGAGCAGGAGATGGCGATTGGCTTGAAACGGAAGACAATTGGGTAGTACTAGATGCGGCTTGGGGGGAACTTGAAGGTGCTGGTGAAGACCACGAATCGGAGCTCGATTCTGGAGTCTGGCTTGGTTGTTGACTGGCCGCAGAAGAAGTTCCATAAATGACCGAAGTGACAGGTTCAGCGGTTGGATCCACATTGGGTGGCACCAAAGTTGTAGTATAAGTGACATCACCGTTGACAACGTAAGCGACCGTAGGAGCTACATGTATTCTGGTAGTAGTGGAGTACATATCCGTATTGGTGTGAGTTGGGGCTGTATGCATTCTGGTGacaatttctcttttcacaGGCAATGCTGCAGCTAAGGAATGTAGAAAGGCCAGGCTAGCTAATAATTGGATAGCGTTAATCATTGTATCAGATATGAGTGATCAATTGTAGGAAATCTGAAAGAAAGACTTAATGAGAGTAATATTCAATTTGGTTAAGGAACGGTTATAATATTTGATGCTAGCGCTTGTAAACCTAGTTGGAAATAATGCCCGTGAAGTGAATAATTCTTTGTTGTTGAGGGATCGAAAGTCTATATTCTTTGTTCTTATCGAGCTATAATGagaattcttcaaaaactgATTGATTGTTACAACTTTGGTCTCGTTTTATATCCAATTCTTACAGAAATTGCTATGATTCCGATTGCAATTCATCGATGCTCTACACCAGCAGTGCAACAACCATTGCTGAACAATGGCTAACCTTCGATGTTTTGCATCAACAGTCTGCTACATGTTAGAAAAAAGTTTAGTATTTGTTTCTTGCTTGCTTGTGACTAGTCACCTACGGCTTTAGCATCACAATTGACTAGCTGTGAGCGGTCAAACCCGCCTCCACTAGCTGGTAAATCCCAAATGTTTGTTGATAGTTCATGTTTAAAGTCATGCTGGTCTTCGAGGTTAAAACCATCGTGCGGctgcattgaaaaatcgatgCTGGCTTCAGTCACGTGCACAAACGTATTGTTAAGTCGACATAATGGAAGGCTGACGTTGCATTGTTTATTTGTTTGGGTTCACAGCTTCTGCAACACCGTTCcattctcttctttcttctaAGAATGCTTGGTTAGAGATGCTGGTAGCACTTTCTTAATAATTAACTTCGCACTTCGTACCTACAAAAATATTTGCATAGAGAGTATGTACATAGAACTATGTGAGCTGACGTTTGTTGACTTCCTTGTTCCATTGTGTAGAACTTTAAAGAAAGCCTCGAAAGGTTAGCGTTAGCATATAACGTTTGTTGACTTTCTTGTTCCATTGTGTAAAACTTAAAAAAAcgaaaaagaagaaaaacaaaaatacaTCAACCTCCAAAGATTAGTATTTTGTCCATCATCGTGATTAAATGCTGCATCTTGGCAAGCCAAGTCTTACAAGTCTTACCAGTTTCTTAAAAAATCTCtgcttgttgttgtttgCACTTTGAGAGTAGACTAACCAATCAAGCATGACCCATGACGTTGACGATCAACGCAGTCCAGCCTGTGAAATGTTCTATACCTTGACCTTTACCAGTTTTTGGATTGAATTGCTCGTAGCAGTAACCAGTTTTCTCCCAATTATCGAATACTGTGTCAATGAGATTCTGTTTTAATGCTTGGTAAAGTTTCTTGGCATCTGAAGGAACCTTCTTGTCCTTGGAAACTACTTCTGGGTAGTAGAATTTCAGTGCATCTAGGACCAAGTAGTTAATATTCATCCACACGGGACCTCTCCAGTAGTTTTCATCCTTACCGAAATATTCATCGTCCCTGGAAAGCGATAGAATACCGTAGTCAGAAAATAACTTGTTGGAATCGCTCAGTAGAGATACAATTTGGTCCAGTTTTGGCGAATCCTTAGGCATCAATTTTAATGCGAATGGTAGAATTGAGACATAACCTGCATGGCAAGAGAAACTGCGCTGGTCATCCCACTCACCTCCAACAGTAACATCACAGTAGTAACCGTCTTCTTCAGACCAGTGAATGACGTCTAAATTTTCCACAATACGAGATTCAATGTCACTGTACATCTGCTCGTCCTTTTCGAGGCCAAGGATATGGGCAATTTGGCGCATCGATCTGGTCATAATTCCTACCCATGCTAGTGCATCTACATCCAACTCTGAATCATCCGGTGGTTGGGCTCTTGGGTAATCATCCATACCGCTAGGTAAACAGTGGGTTACTGTACGACCCCTCCATCTGTAAGTTTCATTTACGTAAACCTTGTCCAAAATGCcgtcttcttctaaaaTGTCCAAATAATCATCTAGGGAACTTTGTTGGGATGTTTTAAACCAGTTGTAATGCTTGAGTAGCTT includes:
- the SCW11 gene encoding putative glucan endo-1,3-beta-D-glucosidase (similar to uniprot|Q5AKC7 Candida albicans SCW11 Potential cell wall glucanase and some similarites with YGL028C uniprot|P53189 Saccharomyces cerevisiae), which gives rise to MINAIQLLASLAFLHSLAAALPVKREIVTRMHTAPTHTNTDMYSTTTRIHVAPTVAYVVNGDVTYTTTLVPPNVDPTAEPVTSVIYGTSSAASQQPSQTPESSSDSWSSPAPSSSPQAASSTTQLSSVSSQSPSPAPVSSSESSFPAPATSSESSSAAPATSSESSSPAPATSSQSSSPAPVTSSQSSSPAPAGSTQWTTLYPSSSSSSSSSPATPSSSWTPASSSSAPSSSSSSASSSGGLVSVPTAISYTPYNDDSTCKSSDQVNADLQEIQSKGIHRIRVYGADCGAFENILPAATRLGMKVNQGLWIDQSGVNSIDDAVQSLIQYGTQNGWDIFDFITVGNEAINSGFCSVSDLISKIQSVKSQLRNAGYQGAVITSEPPVTFETNPQLCTDSGIDFVGVNPHSFFDFGIDANDAGSFVKGQVQLAQNACGNMDIFVTETGYPSNGYIIGQEEPTQENQRIAINSILEEMNNNVTILSFFNDKWKNPGPYGIEQWFGIESQFN